The following coding sequences are from one Devosia neptuniae window:
- the gcvT gene encoding glycine cleavage system aminomethyltransferase GcvT, with amino-acid sequence MAQTSAETLKTTPLYEQHIAAGGRMVPFGGYSLPVQYASGIMAEHKWTREHAGLFDVSHMGPSFLELSTRTGDAEADHAAIAVVIEPLICGDIAGLKPGQIRYTLLLNAQGGTMDDLMVARSPRFPGSLYIVVNAGTKDADFAHIAEAAGDRAKLTRADDGALLALQGPEAVDVLAALLPGVVELGFMQYGPFDWNGQTLIISRSGYTGEDGFEILSPASIAKALWDTLLADERVKPIGLGARDSLRLEAGLPLYGHDLNETISPIEADLGFAVSKRRREAADFPGAARILAERENGPARKRVGLVVEGAPAREGAEILDGAGAVIGVVTSGGFAPSLGKAIALGFVPPAHVAVGTRLQVSVRGRAQAAEVVPTPFVPHRYFRKTTSS; translated from the coding sequence ATGGCCCAAACCTCCGCCGAAACTCTCAAGACTACGCCGCTTTATGAGCAGCACATTGCCGCCGGTGGCCGCATGGTGCCATTCGGCGGCTATTCCCTGCCTGTGCAATATGCTTCCGGCATCATGGCCGAGCACAAATGGACGCGCGAACATGCGGGCCTGTTCGATGTCAGCCATATGGGCCCAAGCTTTCTCGAACTGAGCACCCGAACCGGCGACGCCGAGGCCGACCACGCTGCCATTGCGGTAGTCATCGAGCCGCTGATCTGCGGCGACATTGCCGGCCTCAAACCCGGCCAGATTCGCTACACGCTGCTGCTCAATGCCCAAGGCGGCACCATGGATGACCTGATGGTCGCCCGTTCGCCCCGCTTCCCCGGCTCGCTCTATATCGTGGTCAATGCCGGCACCAAGGATGCCGACTTCGCTCATATCGCGGAGGCTGCCGGCGACCGCGCCAAGCTGACCCGCGCTGATGACGGCGCGCTGCTGGCGCTGCAGGGGCCGGAAGCCGTCGACGTGCTGGCAGCGCTGCTGCCGGGCGTGGTAGAACTGGGCTTCATGCAGTATGGCCCCTTCGATTGGAACGGGCAGACACTGATCATTTCCCGCTCGGGCTATACCGGCGAGGACGGCTTTGAAATCCTGTCGCCAGCCAGCATAGCCAAAGCTCTCTGGGACACTTTGCTTGCCGATGAGCGCGTCAAGCCGATTGGCCTAGGCGCACGCGACAGCCTGCGGCTCGAGGCGGGCCTGCCGCTTTATGGGCATGACCTCAACGAGACTATTTCGCCCATTGAAGCGGATCTGGGCTTTGCTGTTTCCAAGCGCCGCCGCGAGGCCGCTGACTTTCCTGGCGCCGCCCGCATTCTGGCCGAGCGTGAAAACGGCCCCGCCCGCAAGCGCGTCGGCCTTGTCGTCGAAGGCGCCCCGGCGCGCGAAGGCGCCGAAATCCTTGACGGCGCCGGCGCCGTCATCGGCGTTGTTACCAGTGGCGGCTTTGCCCCTTCGCTTGGCAAGGCCATCGCGCTCGGCTTTGTGCCGCCCGCCCATGTCGCCGTTGGAACCCGGCTGCAAGTCAGCGTCCGCGGCCGTGCCCAGGCCGCCGAAGTGGTGCCGACGCCCTTCGTGCCCCATCGTTATTTCCGCAAAACCACATCCAGTTGA
- a CDS encoding F0F1 ATP synthase subunit B family protein, with amino-acid sequence MMEWMDNSFWATVGLVLFLALITYFGVPRVIGKMLDKRIQQIADELEAAKKLREEAAALLVEYEQKRVAAESEAEGIIAAAKEEAVRLTAEAQASLADLVTRRTRAVEAKIAQAEAQAISEVRARSADVAIEAARAVLTEEMAKKGGQVVDRAIADVGNKLN; translated from the coding sequence ATGATGGAATGGATGGACAATAGCTTCTGGGCCACTGTCGGGCTCGTGCTGTTCCTGGCGCTGATCACCTATTTCGGCGTGCCGCGGGTTATCGGCAAGATGCTCGACAAACGCATCCAGCAGATCGCGGATGAACTGGAAGCCGCCAAGAAGCTGCGTGAAGAAGCTGCGGCCCTTTTGGTCGAATATGAGCAGAAGCGCGTCGCTGCCGAATCCGAAGCCGAGGGCATCATTGCCGCCGCCAAGGAAGAAGCCGTGCGCCTGACCGCCGAAGCCCAGGCTTCGCTGGCTGATCTGGTCACCCGCCGCACTCGCGCCGTGGAAGCCAAGATCGCCCAGGCCGAGGCCCAGGCAATTTCCGAAGTGCGCGCCCGCTCCGCCGATGTCGCCATCGAAGCGGCCCGGGCCGTGCTGACCGAGGAAATGGCCAAAAAGGGCGGCCAAGTCGTCGACCGCGCCATTGCCGATGTGGGCAACAAGCTGAACTGA
- the gcvH gene encoding glycine cleavage system protein GcvH: MTTKFTPDHEYIRVEGATGIVGITQFAQEALGDIVFVELPSVGKVFKKGDEAAVVESVKAASEIYAPVSGTVTEVNDALTGEPGLVNQDPAAAGWMFKIAIADASELDGLLDDAGYAELTK, translated from the coding sequence ATGACCACCAAGTTCACCCCTGACCACGAATATATCCGCGTCGAGGGCGCCACCGGAATTGTTGGCATCACCCAGTTTGCCCAGGAAGCCTTGGGCGACATCGTCTTCGTCGAGCTGCCCAGCGTCGGCAAAGTGTTCAAAAAGGGCGATGAAGCCGCCGTTGTGGAATCGGTCAAGGCCGCCTCCGAGATCTATGCGCCCGTGTCGGGCACGGTCACCGAGGTCAATGACGCACTGACCGGCGAACCGGGCCTCGTCAATCAGGACCCGGCCGCCGCCGGCTGGATGTTCAAGATTGCCATTGCCGACGCCAGTGAGTTGGACGGCCTGCTAGATGATGCCGGTTACGCCGAACTGACGAAGTAA
- a CDS encoding class I SAM-dependent methyltransferase, giving the protein MKKNLNRARSQSWDAVAHWYAGWTGTNGSRYHRTLAVPLLLELLAPKRGEHIADLGCGPGILAPPIAERGAGFVGVDLSPRLIADARRHHGRVGRFLVGDVTRLPRHADLPEAGFDAACFLLSIQDINPLGEAMTSAARLLKPGGRLAIVMLHPCFRVPRQSGWGWDEGRGLKFRRLDSYLTPLAVPMQSHEAGTTRSYHRPLGAYAEALAAAGLALTGIREVSDLPAQGESKADRRAAGEFPLFLGLRAVKLE; this is encoded by the coding sequence ATGAAAAAGAATCTAAACCGCGCCCGCTCACAGAGCTGGGACGCCGTAGCCCATTGGTATGCCGGCTGGACCGGCACCAATGGCAGCCGCTATCACCGCACGCTCGCCGTGCCACTGCTGCTCGAATTGCTTGCGCCTAAACGGGGTGAGCATATTGCCGACCTGGGCTGTGGTCCGGGCATTCTGGCGCCCCCGATTGCTGAACGCGGCGCCGGCTTTGTCGGCGTTGATCTGTCGCCAAGGTTGATTGCCGATGCGCGACGCCACCACGGCAGGGTGGGGCGCTTTCTCGTCGGCGACGTCACCCGCCTGCCACGGCATGCCGATCTGCCCGAAGCCGGCTTCGATGCCGCCTGCTTCCTGCTGTCCATCCAGGACATCAACCCGCTGGGTGAGGCCATGACGAGCGCCGCGCGGCTGCTCAAACCGGGCGGGAGGCTGGCCATCGTCATGCTGCATCCATGCTTCCGTGTGCCACGGCAAAGCGGCTGGGGTTGGGACGAGGGCAGGGGGCTCAAATTCCGCCGCCTCGATTCCTACCTGACGCCGCTGGCGGTGCCGATGCAGTCGCATGAGGCAGGCACGACGCGCAGCTATCATCGGCCGCTCGGGGCTTATGCCGAGGCGCTGGCGGCGGCGGGCTTGGCGCTGACGGGGATCAGGGAGGTGAGCGATCTGCCGGCGCAGGGCGAGAGTAAGGCGGACCGGCGAGCGGCGGGGGAGTTTCCGCTGTTCTTGGGGTTGCGGGCGGTGAAGCTGGAATAG
- a CDS encoding EAL domain-containing protein, with protein sequence MTEIEKLGRLAFEQSAAQAKDWMTSLGLPEEFFISVNLSPSQLATETLLNDMRSLVSQDKELARHLKLEITESQVMTNPEHSAYMLQALRNLGLGLALDDFGTGHSSLSYLHRFPFDTIKIPAAFVKMSDDNGIAHTQAPIIKAVVGLATDLDLMVIAEGVETLDEIERLRQLNCRYAQGFAFGAAMTGAEFGKKLAAQLAR encoded by the coding sequence TTGACCGAGATCGAAAAGCTCGGGCGATTGGCTTTCGAGCAATCCGCGGCCCAGGCCAAGGACTGGATGACTTCGCTGGGCTTGCCCGAGGAATTCTTCATCTCGGTCAATCTATCGCCCAGCCAGCTCGCCACCGAAACCCTGCTCAATGACATGCGCAGCCTGGTCAGCCAGGACAAGGAATTGGCGCGTCACCTCAAGCTCGAAATCACCGAAAGCCAGGTGATGACCAATCCGGAGCATTCCGCCTATATGCTGCAGGCATTGCGTAATCTGGGCCTGGGCCTCGCCCTCGACGATTTCGGCACCGGGCATTCCTCGTTGAGCTATCTGCACCGCTTCCCATTCGACACCATCAAAATCCCCGCCGCCTTCGTGAAGATGAGCGACGACAATGGCATCGCCCATACCCAGGCGCCGATCATCAAGGCGGTGGTGGGATTGGCGACCGATCTCGACCTGATGGTGATCGCTGAGGGCGTCGAAACGCTGGATGAAATCGAGCGTCTGCGTCAGCTCAATTGCCGCTACGCCCAGGGCTTTGCGTTTGGGGCGGCGATGACGGGTGCGGAATTTGGCAAGAAGCTGGCGGCGCAATTGGCGCGGTAG
- a CDS encoding protein-disulfide reductase DsbD domain-containing protein yields the protein MQLLSALALLAATLTPALAGETPWQEVAPGVKLRLISSGQVKPDGKTLLGLEISMPENTKTYWRVPGETGLPTVLDFTGSSGVTDHHIVWPYPKRDETDGYLDYVYYGPLVLPIAVTVSDEAAAAEIFTTLGVCSEICVPAQAHFSLKLDDAEPDRPNGLRIRQALALAPMPWDGKAAPIGAVRYDNADRMLAIELGDAAVDPASLIVATASGEPLFGAPQKSPEPNLVLIPILGKSEPIDLENQDIQLTFMTDMGAFEVTRAISGAGD from the coding sequence ATGCAGCTTCTTTCCGCCCTTGCCCTCCTTGCCGCCACGCTCACCCCCGCCCTTGCGGGCGAAACGCCATGGCAGGAGGTCGCCCCCGGCGTGAAGCTGCGGCTGATCAGCTCCGGCCAGGTCAAGCCCGATGGCAAGACCCTGCTCGGCCTTGAAATCTCGATGCCGGAAAACACCAAGACCTATTGGCGCGTGCCGGGCGAAACCGGCCTGCCCACCGTGCTCGATTTCACTGGCTCGAGCGGCGTGACGGACCATCACATCGTCTGGCCCTATCCCAAGCGGGACGAGACCGACGGTTATCTCGACTATGTCTATTATGGCCCTCTGGTCCTACCCATCGCCGTAACCGTCTCGGATGAGGCGGCAGCGGCCGAAATCTTCACCACGCTGGGCGTCTGCTCGGAAATCTGTGTGCCGGCACAGGCGCATTTCTCCTTGAAGCTGGACGATGCCGAGCCGGACCGGCCCAACGGCCTGCGCATCCGCCAGGCTCTTGCCCTGGCGCCCATGCCCTGGGACGGCAAGGCCGCGCCCATCGGGGCCGTGCGCTATGACAATGCCGATCGCATGCTCGCCATTGAGCTGGGCGATGCTGCTGTTGACCCGGCCTCGCTGATCGTCGCGACCGCCAGTGGCGAGCCGTTATTCGGGGCGCCGCAAAAAAGCCCGGAACCCAACCTAGTCCTCATCCCGATCCTGGGTAAAAGCGAGCCAATCGACTTGGAAAACCAGGACATTCAGCTCACATTCATGACCGATATGGGAGCTTTCGAAGTCACGCGGGCCATCTCCGGTGCGGGTGACTGA
- a CDS encoding YqgE/AlgH family protein has product MNSLEGQFLVAMPDMEDERFAESVILIVGHGTEGAMGLVVNHELANLRFADVIDELDLGDPDAVIRLPDSIRQGVVMRGGPVEKGRGFVLHSADYTSGNSYKVGDGVYLTATLDILKAMAFGPRPKASLFALGCCGWGAGQLEDEIRENGWLTVPFSRDLVFETPVEERYKAALASLHITRATLSSEAGHA; this is encoded by the coding sequence ATGAATTCGCTTGAAGGCCAGTTTCTGGTGGCCATGCCAGATATGGAAGATGAACGCTTCGCCGAAAGCGTAATCCTCATTGTCGGCCATGGCACCGAGGGTGCCATGGGGCTGGTGGTCAATCACGAATTGGCCAATCTGCGCTTTGCCGATGTTATCGACGAGCTCGACCTGGGCGATCCGGACGCGGTGATCCGCCTGCCCGATTCGATCCGGCAGGGCGTGGTGATGCGGGGCGGGCCAGTAGAAAAGGGCCGCGGCTTCGTGCTGCATTCGGCCGACTATACCAGCGGCAATAGCTACAAGGTCGGCGACGGGGTGTACCTCACCGCCACGCTCGATATTCTCAAAGCCATGGCCTTTGGCCCACGCCCCAAGGCCAGCCTGTTTGCGCTTGGCTGCTGCGGCTGGGGAGCAGGACAGCTGGAAGACGAAATCCGCGAGAATGGCTGGCTGACCGTGCCGTTCTCGCGCGACCTGGTGTTCGAAACCCCGGTGGAAGAGCGCTACAAGGCGGCATTGGCCAGCCTGCATATCACGCGGGCGACGCTGAGTTCCGAGGCGGGACACGCTTAG
- a CDS encoding redoxin family protein, which produces MIERGSPVPSVRIKLVGADGATDTTSDAVLGSGIVAFFSVPGAFTPTCHVNHLPGYLANLGKLNAAGVDKVVCASVNDHHVMKAWAEASGALGKIEFIADGNGELAEAVGLAKDFSGSGMGKRFARASILFRNGKADAVFVEDGPGVNASGAPAMLMALETANG; this is translated from the coding sequence ATGATCGAACGTGGCAGTCCGGTTCCGTCGGTGCGGATCAAACTTGTTGGTGCTGATGGCGCCACCGACACCACCAGCGATGCCGTGCTCGGCAGTGGCATTGTGGCCTTCTTCTCGGTGCCCGGTGCCTTTACGCCCACCTGCCATGTCAATCATTTGCCCGGCTATTTGGCCAACCTGGGTAAGCTCAATGCCGCCGGCGTCGACAAGGTCGTCTGCGCCTCGGTCAATGATCATCACGTCATGAAGGCCTGGGCCGAAGCCTCTGGCGCGCTGGGCAAGATTGAATTCATCGCCGACGGCAATGGCGAATTGGCCGAGGCCGTGGGCCTAGCCAAGGATTTCTCGGGTTCGGGCATGGGCAAGCGCTTTGCCCGCGCCTCAATCCTGTTCCGCAATGGCAAAGCCGATGCGGTTTTTGTCGAAGACGGCCCGGGCGTCAATGCCAGCGGTGCCCCTGCCATGCTGATGGCGCTCGAAACGGCCAATGGCTGA
- the gcvPA gene encoding aminomethyl-transferring glycine dehydrogenase subunit GcvPA: protein MRYLPHSDHERAEMLGVIGAANIDALFSAVPARALKSFDLGLPAHSPEFLVEAHMKALAAKNHAGADGPFFVGAGAYRHHVPATVDHLIQRSEWLTAYTPYQPEISQGTLQMLFEFQTQVAKLTGMDVANASLYDGSTGTAEAVLMARRLTRRNKIVLSGGLHPHYRDVVRAYLKDDADLEILSASPEGQGDILDHIDEATAAIVVQTPDFYGHLRNIKKAADAAHAKGALLIVVITEVVSLGLLEAPGALGADIVVAEGQSIGNALNFGGPYLGLMATRKEFIRQMPGRLCGETVDADGQRGFVLTLSTREQHIRREKATSNICTNSGLCALGFSIHMGLLGEAGFTRLARLNHANACKLADALASVPGVEVLNKTFFNEMTIRTAQPAAGLVERLAKRGILAGVPVSRLEPTDPSVANLIVLAATELTTDADIAALCAALSEELA from the coding sequence ATGCGCTACCTCCCCCATTCCGACCACGAACGCGCCGAAATGCTCGGTGTCATCGGCGCGGCCAATATCGATGCCCTGTTCAGCGCCGTGCCCGCGCGCGCGCTCAAGAGTTTTGATCTCGGCCTGCCCGCCCATAGCCCCGAATTCCTCGTCGAAGCCCATATGAAGGCGCTGGCCGCCAAGAACCATGCCGGCGCCGATGGCCCGTTCTTCGTGGGCGCGGGGGCCTATCGCCACCATGTTCCGGCGACCGTCGATCATCTGATCCAGCGCTCGGAATGGCTGACCGCCTACACGCCCTACCAGCCGGAAATCTCGCAGGGCACCCTGCAGATGCTGTTCGAATTTCAGACCCAGGTGGCCAAGCTCACCGGCATGGATGTGGCGAATGCGTCGCTGTATGACGGCTCGACCGGCACCGCCGAGGCCGTGCTGATGGCCCGCCGCCTGACCCGCCGCAATAAAATCGTGCTGTCGGGAGGCCTGCACCCGCATTACCGCGACGTGGTCCGCGCCTATCTCAAGGACGATGCGGACCTCGAAATCCTCTCCGCCTCGCCGGAAGGCCAGGGCGATATTCTGGACCATATCGACGAGGCCACCGCGGCTATCGTGGTGCAGACGCCAGACTTCTACGGCCATCTGCGCAATATCAAGAAAGCCGCCGACGCCGCCCATGCCAAGGGCGCCCTGCTGATCGTGGTGATCACCGAAGTCGTCTCGCTCGGCCTGCTCGAAGCCCCCGGCGCGCTGGGCGCCGATATCGTGGTGGCCGAGGGCCAGTCCATCGGCAATGCGCTCAACTTCGGCGGCCCCTATCTGGGCCTGATGGCAACCCGCAAGGAATTCATCCGGCAGATGCCGGGGCGCCTCTGTGGCGAAACCGTTGATGCCGATGGCCAGCGCGGCTTCGTGCTGACGCTGTCCACCCGCGAGCAGCATATCCGCCGCGAAAAGGCGACCTCCAATATCTGCACCAATTCGGGCCTGTGTGCGCTGGGCTTCTCGATCCATATGGGTCTCTTGGGCGAAGCCGGATTTACCCGCCTTGCCCGCCTCAATCACGCCAATGCCTGCAAGCTAGCCGATGCGCTGGCGTCTGTTCCGGGCGTCGAGGTCCTCAACAAGACCTTCTTCAACGAGATGACCATTCGTACGGCCCAGCCGGCAGCTGGCCTTGTCGAGCGCCTCGCCAAGCGCGGCATTCTGGCCGGTGTGCCGGTCAGCCGTCTGGAGCCGACCGATCCGTCCGTGGCCAATCTCATCGTATTGGCCGCCACCGAACTCACCACCGACGCCGATATTGCCGCGCTGTGCGCTGCCCTTTCGGAGGAACTCGCATGA
- the gcvPB gene encoding aminomethyl-transferring glycine dehydrogenase subunit GcvPB, producing the protein MSMNNQGRPTGVGTSGFASTSGSALLPNEPLLFEIGDTEHSGVDLPDVTISTARLGGFERKSPLDLAGLTEPEAMRHYVRLSRLNHSIDSGMYPLGSCTMKHNPRLNEKMARLPGFSDIHPLQPVSTVQGALELMNQLSHWLMTLTNTAAVALTPKAGAHGELLGMMAIKAAQDAAGQSHRKIVLVPESAHGTNPATAAFLGYTVKPIPARDDGTVDVQAVKDALSPEVAAIMLTNPNTCGLFEPQVIEIAQAIHDAGAFFYCDGANFNAIMGVVRPGDLGIDAMHINLHKTFSTPHGGGGPGAGPVVLSEALAPFAPVPFVRKGSNGLELVEHAEGDALGRITAFQGQMGMYVRALTYMLSHGGDGLAQAAQDAVLNANYIKARLAHAFSVPFGDYPTMHEALFDDSFLKDTGVTTLDFAKALIDEGFHPMTMYFPLVVHGAMLIEPTESESKQTLDRFCDVMEELAIDAKAGNTERFTAAPMKAPRRRLDETRAARSPILKWERPTESLKAAE; encoded by the coding sequence ATGAGCATGAACAATCAGGGCCGCCCCACCGGCGTGGGCACTTCGGGCTTTGCCTCCACGTCCGGCTCGGCGCTGCTGCCCAATGAGCCGCTGCTGTTTGAAATCGGCGATACCGAGCATTCCGGCGTCGATCTGCCCGATGTGACGATCTCGACCGCCCGCCTTGGCGGCTTCGAGCGCAAGAGCCCGCTCGATCTGGCCGGCCTCACCGAGCCCGAGGCGATGCGCCATTATGTGCGCCTCTCCCGCCTCAACCACTCGATCGATAGCGGTATGTATCCGCTGGGCTCGTGCACGATGAAGCACAATCCGCGGCTCAATGAAAAAATGGCCCGCTTGCCCGGCTTCTCCGATATCCACCCGCTGCAGCCGGTCTCGACCGTGCAGGGCGCGCTCGAGCTGATGAACCAGCTTTCGCACTGGCTGATGACCCTCACCAATACCGCCGCCGTGGCACTGACGCCCAAGGCAGGCGCGCATGGCGAGCTGCTGGGCATGATGGCAATCAAGGCCGCGCAGGACGCGGCCGGGCAGAGCCACCGCAAGATCGTGCTGGTGCCCGAAAGCGCCCATGGCACCAATCCGGCAACCGCGGCTTTCCTCGGCTACACCGTCAAGCCAATCCCCGCCCGCGACGACGGCACGGTAGATGTGCAGGCGGTCAAGGATGCGCTGTCGCCCGAGGTGGCCGCGATCATGCTGACCAATCCGAATACTTGCGGCCTGTTCGAGCCCCAGGTGATCGAGATTGCCCAGGCCATTCACGACGCCGGGGCCTTCTTCTACTGCGATGGCGCCAATTTCAACGCCATTATGGGCGTCGTCCGCCCCGGCGATCTCGGCATCGACGCCATGCATATCAACCTGCACAAGACCTTCTCGACGCCGCATGGCGGCGGCGGTCCCGGTGCCGGCCCGGTGGTGCTGTCCGAAGCGCTGGCGCCATTCGCCCCAGTGCCCTTCGTACGCAAGGGCAGCAATGGGCTGGAATTGGTCGAACATGCCGAGGGTGACGCTCTGGGCCGCATCACCGCCTTCCAGGGCCAGATGGGCATGTATGTCCGCGCCCTGACCTATATGCTCAGCCATGGCGGCGATGGGCTGGCCCAGGCGGCGCAGGATGCGGTGCTGAACGCCAATTACATCAAGGCGCGGCTGGCCCACGCCTTCTCGGTGCCGTTTGGCGACTACCCGACCATGCATGAGGCGCTGTTCGACGACAGCTTCCTCAAGGATACCGGCGTCACCACGCTCGATTTCGCCAAGGCACTGATCGACGAGGGTTTCCATCCCATGACCATGTATTTCCCGCTGGTCGTGCATGGCGCCATGCTGATCGAGCCCACCGAAAGCGAAAGCAAGCAGACGCTGGACCGCTTCTGCGACGTGATGGAAGAGCTGGCAATCGACGCCAAGGCGGGCAACACGGAGCGGTTCACCGCCGCCCCGATGAAAGCCCCGCGCCGCCGGCTGGACGAAACCCGCGCTGCCCGCTCGCCGATCTTGAAGTGGGAACGTCCGACGGAGTCGTTGAAGGCGGCGGAGTAA
- a CDS encoding F0F1 ATP synthase subunit B, giving the protein MMVTQAYAQEAAAPAEEHVDGAVDATHADPAHADPTADTHATTEAHGGEHGSDIFPPFDPATFPSQLLWLAISFAALYLLMSKVALPRVGSILADRKAKIDADLAAADASRQKTDAAIAAYEAALADAKSKAQGIAAQTSDAIKTELASKRQAVEADLSAKVATAEARIATTKAEAMTHVDEIAAETAQTVVTQLVGDIPSESVKAAVAKASKE; this is encoded by the coding sequence CTGATGGTAACGCAAGCCTACGCCCAAGAGGCAGCAGCCCCGGCTGAAGAACATGTCGATGGCGCGGTCGATGCGACCCATGCCGATCCGGCACATGCCGACCCGACCGCCGATACCCATGCCACTACCGAGGCGCATGGCGGCGAGCATGGTTCGGACATCTTCCCGCCATTCGACCCGGCGACCTTCCCCTCGCAATTGCTGTGGCTGGCGATCAGCTTCGCCGCGCTCTATCTGCTGATGAGCAAGGTGGCCCTGCCCCGCGTCGGCTCCATCCTGGCCGACCGCAAGGCCAAGATCGACGCAGACCTCGCCGCCGCCGATGCCAGCCGCCAGAAGACCGACGCCGCCATTGCCGCCTATGAGGCAGCCCTAGCCGACGCCAAGTCCAAGGCCCAGGGCATCGCCGCCCAGACCAGCGACGCGATCAAGACCGAACTGGCCAGCAAGCGCCAGGCCGTGGAAGCCGATCTCTCTGCCAAGGTCGCGACCGCCGAAGCCCGCATCGCCACCACCAAGGCCGAAGCCATGACCCATGTCGACGAGATTGCCGCTGAAACGGCACAGACCGTCGTCACCCAGCTCGTCGGCGATATTCCGAGCGAGAGCGTCAAGGCCGCCGTGGCCAAGGCGAGCAAGGAGTAA